From the Flavimarina sp. Hel_I_48 genome, one window contains:
- a CDS encoding NAD(P)-dependent oxidoreductase codes for MEERKRYKIVIAEPEDFSQAAEKKLMEKGQIIKGPFTTEELKSVSRDCDAMVLRLGHYIDRDFFKDTDLKFILTPTTGLDHIDCAAAERNNTDIISLQGHAGFLENIPSTAEHTWALLLALLRKIPAAASHVLEGNWDRDRFKSRNLNALTLGILGFGRVGRQISKYAEAFNMDYYFYDLAKTKKNHPRAVSTVDDLLKKSDILSIHIPLNKENENFLDQRKLNKLKTGALIINTSRGELIDENALVNSLLEGKVAGLATDVLAGELYPEKRRNSPLLSYARQHNAVIITPHIAGATLDSMQITEEFVVDEFLQRLSKQ; via the coding sequence ATGGAAGAAAGAAAACGCTATAAAATAGTAATAGCCGAACCAGAGGACTTTTCCCAAGCTGCTGAAAAAAAGCTTATGGAAAAAGGGCAAATTATAAAAGGTCCTTTTACAACCGAAGAACTCAAATCGGTTTCTCGTGATTGTGATGCAATGGTCTTAAGATTGGGACATTATATTGACCGTGATTTTTTTAAGGATACAGATCTAAAATTTATATTGACGCCTACCACAGGACTTGACCACATAGATTGTGCTGCTGCGGAAAGAAATAATACAGACATTATTTCCCTCCAAGGCCATGCTGGTTTTCTAGAGAATATACCATCAACTGCAGAACATACCTGGGCGCTACTATTGGCATTGCTACGTAAAATCCCTGCTGCCGCATCTCATGTGCTAGAAGGCAATTGGGATAGGGATAGGTTTAAATCACGTAACTTAAATGCTTTGACATTGGGTATTCTAGGTTTTGGTAGAGTGGGTAGGCAGATCTCAAAGTATGCAGAAGCTTTTAATATGGACTATTATTTTTACGATCTTGCAAAAACTAAAAAAAATCATCCCAGGGCTGTTTCAACAGTTGATGATTTGTTAAAGAAAAGTGACATACTCAGTATTCACATTCCTTTAAATAAGGAAAACGAAAATTTTTTGGATCAGAGAAAGCTTAACAAATTAAAAACTGGAGCGTTGATCATCAATACTTCCAGAGGGGAACTAATTGACGAAAATGCATTGGTAAATAGTTTGCTGGAAGGAAAAGTGGCTGGCTTAGCAACAGATGTGCTTGCCGGTGAACTTTATCCCGAAAAAAGAAGGAATAGTCCGCTTCTGTCGTATGCTAGACAACACAATGCTGTGATCATCACTCCGCATATTGCAGGTGCAACATTAGATTCTATGCAAATCACTGAAGAATTTGTGGTAGATGAATTCTTACAACGACTTAGCAA